The DNA window CGGCTCGCTCGATGTGCTGCTGACGACCGAGAGCCGCCACATGGTGGCGCTCACGGTGTTCACGAAATGCCTGGCGCACTGGACGACGGCCATTCTGCCGCTCGTCGCCGTCACGCCGCTCCTCGGTGTCTTCATGAACGTGCCGCCCGTCGGGCTCGCCGCTGCGACCCTGACTCTTCTCGTCGGCACACCGGCCATCACTTTCATCGGTGCGGTGGGCGCTGCGCTCACGGTGGCGCTGCCGCGCGGCGGGCTGCTCGTCTCGGTCATCATCCTGCCGCTGACGATCCCCGTCCTCATCTTCGGCGTGGCGGCGAGCAGGGGCGCAGTGGCCGAGCCCGACCCGTTCCTGCCGCCTTTCCTCATCATGGCGGCGCTCACCCTCTTCTTCGCCGTCATCGGGCCCGCCGCGGCCGCCCTCGCCCTGCGTGGCGCAGCAGACTGAGCCGGAGCCGGACAAAAGGCCTCATGCGGCTTTGACGTTCGTCAATTGCGCTCCGGCGGGCTGGGCTCTATCTAGGACCTCATGAGCGAGAACGCGGTCCGCCGCTGGATGGATATTGCCAACCCGACGCGCTTCCTGGCGCTGTCGGGCACCGTGTTGCCGTGGCTGTGGGGCGCGGCAATGCTGGTGCTGGCGGCGGGCCTCGCCATGGCATTTGCCGCGCCGGAGGACTATCAGCAGGGCATCGCTGTCCGGATCATGTATATCCACGTGCCTTTCGCGTGGCTTTCCATGTTCTGCT is part of the Chelativorans sp. AA-79 genome and encodes:
- the ccmB gene encoding heme exporter protein CcmB, which translates into the protein MLALYLREVKLGIRAGSGAMAGVLFFLAVVSVIPFGVGPDLNLLARIGPAILWIGALLAGLLGLDRLFQADREDGSLDVLLTTESRHMVALTVFTKCLAHWTTAILPLVAVTPLLGVFMNVPPVGLAAATLTLLVGTPAITFIGAVGAALTVALPRGGLLVSVIILPLTIPVLIFGVAASRGAVAEPDPFLPPFLIMAALTLFFAVIGPAAAALALRGAAD